The following are encoded in a window of Flavobacterium psychrotrophum genomic DNA:
- a CDS encoding family 16 glycosylhydrolase: protein MKEKIKNLGTLLVAFMLLLVAGCQDDDNSFGSLTAPTNLELGYTIAGKTADNPNGDGTGNVALTAHADNAITYKFIYPDGTSTTSPTGSYTKRFTTTGINSYDVTVIAYGRGGVSTTGMITVVDVLSLFEDPVTVAKLTGGTSKVWYWSAAEKGHLGVGPNTETGNNYYADWYMAAPFEKAGSESSSCLYNNKLTFTKDGNLLKLSLDNGGSTFFNGGYTSVGGGTQTDDTCLPYNTAGQKTVLLEPAQSYVPDAFSTGTQLNITGNGFMGYYIGTSTYEILELTDNRMVVRAVQGNNPGLAWYHILTTEDPNGTPDPVYTNLMWADEFDTPGAPDTTKWSMESGNNNGWGNNELEYYRAENAVVSDGTLKITAKKETYQGYQYTSSRMNTHNKYDFKYGRVSIKAKLPTGGGTWPALWMLGSNYQTNSWPACGEIDIMEHVGNQQDLVHSTLHYPGHSGGQADTSSKTIAGVSDGFKIYELVWSDSVMKFYVKDTETSAPVLIKQFANSAAHPYFNWNFFLIFNVAVGGNMGGNVDPAFTQSSMEVDYVRVYQ, encoded by the coding sequence ATGAAAGAGAAAATTAAGAATTTAGGAACACTATTGGTGGCATTTATGCTGCTGCTGGTAGCGGGGTGCCAGGACGATGATAACAGTTTTGGGTCTTTAACAGCACCTACTAATTTAGAGCTGGGCTATACCATTGCCGGTAAAACAGCAGACAATCCTAACGGCGATGGCACAGGAAACGTGGCGCTTACAGCCCATGCAGACAACGCTATAACCTATAAATTTATATATCCTGACGGTACAAGCACTACTTCACCTACCGGATCATATACCAAGCGCTTTACAACTACCGGCATCAACTCGTATGATGTTACTGTAATTGCTTACGGAAGGGGTGGTGTTTCTACGACAGGGATGATTACTGTAGTAGACGTGTTAAGTCTTTTTGAAGATCCTGTAACTGTAGCTAAGCTTACGGGCGGCACTAGTAAAGTATGGTACTGGTCAGCAGCAGAAAAGGGACACCTTGGTGTAGGCCCTAATACCGAAACCGGAAATAACTATTATGCTGACTGGTATATGGCTGCTCCGTTTGAAAAAGCAGGATCAGAATCTAGTAGCTGTCTTTACAACAACAAACTTACGTTTACTAAAGATGGTAACCTGCTTAAGTTAAGTCTTGATAATGGCGGTTCTACTTTCTTTAATGGTGGCTACACTAGTGTAGGTGGCGGTACACAAACAGATGATACCTGTTTGCCTTACAATACAGCAGGTCAAAAAACAGTGCTTCTTGAGCCTGCACAGTCTTATGTGCCTGATGCGTTTTCAACAGGTACGCAACTAAACATTACGGGCAATGGTTTTATGGGCTATTACATAGGTACGAGTACGTATGAGATACTTGAACTTACAGATAATCGCATGGTAGTGCGTGCCGTTCAGGGTAATAACCCAGGGCTTGCATGGTACCATATTTTAACAACCGAAGATCCTAACGGTACGCCAGATCCTGTGTATACTAACCTTATGTGGGCAGATGAGTTTGATACTCCGGGTGCTCCTGATACTACAAAATGGAGTATGGAAAGCGGTAATAATAACGGCTGGGGTAATAACGAGCTTGAATACTACCGTGCAGAAAATGCTGTAGTATCTGACGGGACATTAAAAATTACAGCTAAAAAAGAAACATACCAAGGGTACCAGTACACTTCTTCGCGTATGAATACTCATAATAAGTACGACTTTAAGTATGGTCGTGTATCTATAAAAGCCAAGCTGCCTACAGGTGGTGGCACATGGCCGGCACTTTGGATGCTGGGCAGTAATTACCAGACTAATTCATGGCCTGCCTGTGGCGAAATAGATATTATGGAACATGTAGGTAATCAACAGGATTTAGTACACAGTACATTGCATTACCCTGGCCACTCCGGAGGGCAGGCAGATACAAGTTCTAAAACAATAGCTGGCGTATCTGACGGTTTTAAAATATATGAACTTGTTTGGAGCGATTCTGTAATGAAATTCTATGTAAAAGATACTGAGACTTCTGCTCCTGTACTTATAAAACAATTTGCAAATTCTGCAGCGCACCCTTATTTTAACTGGAACTTCTTCCTGATATTTAACGTAGCTGTAGGTGGCAATATGGGGGGTAATGTAGATCCTGCATTTACCCAAAGCAGCATGGAAGTAGATTACGTTCGTGTATATCAATAG
- a CDS encoding glycoside hydrolase family 16 protein — protein MKKLSAILLLTGLVCSAQVKKGKLIWEENFNGKALDEKVWNFELGNGCPDNCGFGNAEKQTYTKSNHKVENGFLTITAKKEGDGYTSTRITTKGKKEFKYGYMEARVKIPAGKGIWPAFWMLGGNIDKVGWPLSGEIDIMEYVGREPHMAYATLHTKETHGEHANGRKQEFKGLEEGFHTFATNWTKDKITFYVDEVEIHSFASDSKSAEVWPFNQPFYFILNCAVGGYFGGMEVDNSIFPQEYVIDYIRVYGN, from the coding sequence ATGAAAAAACTATCTGCAATACTTTTACTTACAGGCCTGGTATGCTCAGCACAGGTTAAAAAAGGGAAGCTTATATGGGAAGAGAATTTTAACGGTAAGGCTCTGGATGAAAAAGTGTGGAACTTTGAACTGGGCAATGGTTGTCCTGACAATTGCGGTTTTGGTAATGCCGAGAAACAAACGTATACCAAAAGCAACCACAAAGTAGAGAACGGATTTTTAACCATTACAGCTAAAAAAGAAGGCGATGGCTATACAAGTACCAGAATAACTACTAAAGGCAAGAAGGAGTTTAAATATGGCTATATGGAGGCACGTGTAAAGATTCCTGCCGGCAAAGGTATATGGCCTGCATTCTGGATGCTTGGCGGAAATATTGACAAGGTAGGATGGCCTCTGTCTGGAGAAATTGATATTATGGAATATGTGGGGCGCGAACCGCATATGGCTTATGCTACGCTACATACTAAAGAAACGCATGGTGAGCATGCTAACGGAAGAAAACAGGAATTTAAAGGCCTGGAGGAAGGTTTTCATACGTTTGCCACAAACTGGACTAAAGATAAGATTACGTTTTATGTAGATGAGGTTGAAATTCACAGTTTCGCATCTGACAGTAAATCGGCTGAAGTATGGCCGTTTAACCAACCGTTTTATTTTATTCTTAATTGTGCTGTAGGTGGCTATTTTGGAGGAATGGAGGTTGATAACAGCATCTTTCCGCAGGAATATGTGATAGATTATATCAGGGTATATGGCAATTAA
- a CDS encoding Fic family protein, protein MAIRNEKLAEALQFLHSLQQEGAVGIYTDEIPNRRYRELLQKHGFIKEVLKGWYIPSNPDEKKGETTSWYTSYWDFIAKFLGHRYGDNWSLSPDHSLLLHAGNNAVPKQLIIRSPQANNNPTQLVHGTSIINLKGNLPDPEHIIVEKGIRIYDLPTALIYCSSSFYTHNPIDARTALSMIRDASEVLPLLLENGHTTYAGRLAAAFRNIERDRIADQVVETFRQADFIIREDDPFEVKLTLNLPPRERSAYANRIRLMWQQMRDVILLRFPAQPGLPKDADAYLNDVDEIYVTDAYHSLSIERYTVTPELIAKVSSGEWDFEKNKEDRQQRDAMAARGYYQAFLSVKESIMAIMQGANPGAQVDMDHSKWYRELFDPSVAVGLLKASDLAGYRRHQVYIGNSQHVPLSVDSMRDAMPVLFELLEQEQEASVRSVLGHFIFVFIHPYMDGNGRMGRFIMNAMLASGGYPWTVIPVERREEYMQALEHASVGQNIEPLTLFIASLVQASMDGKAIANLPAQ, encoded by the coding sequence ATGGCAATACGAAATGAAAAATTAGCAGAGGCATTGCAGTTCCTGCACAGCTTACAGCAAGAAGGTGCCGTAGGGATATATACTGATGAAATACCTAACAGGCGGTACAGGGAACTATTGCAAAAGCATGGATTTATAAAAGAAGTACTTAAAGGGTGGTATATTCCTTCAAATCCCGATGAAAAGAAAGGTGAAACTACTTCATGGTACACATCTTATTGGGATTTTATTGCTAAATTTTTAGGCCATCGTTACGGGGACAATTGGAGCCTGTCCCCTGATCATTCACTACTTTTGCATGCGGGTAACAACGCAGTACCTAAGCAGTTGATCATTCGTTCGCCCCAGGCAAATAATAATCCTACACAGTTGGTCCATGGTACATCTATTATTAATCTAAAGGGGAACCTTCCGGATCCCGAGCATATTATAGTAGAAAAAGGCATTCGTATTTATGATTTGCCTACAGCCCTTATTTATTGTTCATCGAGTTTTTATACGCATAATCCTATCGATGCGCGTACCGCACTTTCCATGATCCGTGATGCTTCGGAAGTATTGCCACTACTATTGGAAAATGGACATACTACTTATGCCGGACGGCTCGCTGCTGCCTTTAGGAACATCGAGCGCGATCGGATTGCAGATCAAGTTGTAGAGACCTTTAGGCAGGCCGATTTTATCATAAGGGAAGACGACCCCTTTGAAGTGAAATTGACGCTGAACCTTCCGCCAAGGGAAAGGTCTGCCTATGCCAACCGAATCCGATTAATGTGGCAGCAGATGCGTGATGTAATCCTTTTAAGATTTCCCGCACAGCCAGGCCTGCCCAAAGATGCAGACGCTTATCTTAATGATGTAGATGAGATATACGTAACTGATGCTTACCATTCACTATCCATTGAACGCTATACGGTAACACCGGAGCTTATTGCTAAAGTGAGTAGTGGTGAATGGGATTTTGAAAAAAACAAGGAAGACCGCCAGCAACGCGATGCCATGGCTGCGAGAGGATACTATCAGGCATTTTTAAGTGTCAAGGAAAGCATAATGGCAATAATGCAAGGTGCAAATCCTGGTGCTCAGGTAGATATGGACCATTCAAAATGGTACAGGGAGCTTTTTGACCCAAGCGTCGCGGTAGGGCTGCTAAAAGCTTCAGACCTCGCAGGTTACCGCAGGCATCAGGTATATATTGGCAATTCACAACATGTGCCATTAAGCGTGGACTCTATGCGTGATGCTATGCCGGTACTCTTTGAATTACTTGAACAGGAGCAGGAAGCTTCCGTCAGATCGGTTTTGGGGCATTTCATTTTTGTATTTATCCATCCCTACATGGATGGTAACGGCCGTATGGGCAGATTTATTATGAATGCAATGCTTGCCTCAGGCGGGTACCCTTGGACTGTAATACCTGTAGAACGTCGGGAAGAATATATGCAGGCGTTAGAGCATGCAAGCGTTGGGCAAAATATAGAGCCATTAACACTCTTCATTGCAAGTCTAGTCCAAGCCAGTATGGACGGTAAAGCTATCGCGAATTTACCTGCACAGTGA
- the bglX gene encoding beta-glucosidase BglX, with amino-acid sequence MKYKFPHYLFIAPLAIALSCGGTKNTGISSAKEEKLPIDRKVDSVLALMTLEEKAGQMNQYNGFWEVTGPAPKDGAAALKYDHLKKGWVGSMLNVKGVKDVRALQKIAVEETRLHIPLIFGFDVIHGYKTISPIPLAEAASWDLEAMQHSAEIAAAEAAASGLNWTFAPMVDVSRDARWGRVMEGAGEDPYLNSRIAEARVKGFQGNLGEFSVAACVKHFAGYSFAEAGRDYNTVDISDNTLHNIILPPFKAASEAGALTFMNSFNELEGIPATGNAYLQRDILKDKWNFKGFVVSDWGSMGEMISHGYAKDMKEAAMKAANAGSDMDMESYGFVTHLAALVREGKVSEANVNDAVRRILRVKFMMGLFDDPYKYCNEAREQQTIGKKEFHDGVLDVAKKSIVLLKNEKNLLPLKKDGQKIAVIGALANDKTSPLGSWRIAAADGTAVSVLEGLKKYTGNTLTYAKGADVAVGTIAFGSETHINMTDKSGFAEAVTAAKSADVIIMVLGEHGLQTGEGRSRADLSLPGVQQELLETVYKANPNIVLVLNNGRPLTIPWAAKNIPAILEGWQLGTEAGNAIAQVLYGDYNPSGKLPMSFPKSIGQVPLYYNHKSTGRPGNGQPTESVFWSHYIDIDNAPLYPFGYGLSYSKFEYSNLKMSSNSFSKDGKITVSVDVKNISGVEGKEVVQLYLQDLVASVTRPVRELKGFELTAIRAGQSKTVTFTIDEKLIEFYTANKKFEAEPGDFKLWIGGDSNTTMEASFTYTN; translated from the coding sequence ATGAAATACAAATTTCCCCATTACCTTTTTATCGCACCGCTAGCCATAGCACTAAGCTGCGGCGGTACAAAAAACACAGGCATTTCCTCAGCCAAAGAAGAAAAATTACCCATAGATCGCAAAGTAGATTCTGTACTGGCACTAATGACCCTTGAGGAAAAAGCAGGCCAGATGAATCAGTATAATGGTTTTTGGGAAGTTACAGGCCCCGCCCCAAAAGATGGTGCGGCAGCCTTAAAATATGACCACCTTAAAAAAGGATGGGTAGGTTCTATGCTTAACGTTAAAGGCGTTAAAGATGTAAGGGCATTACAAAAAATTGCGGTAGAAGAAACACGTTTGCACATACCTCTTATTTTTGGGTTTGATGTAATACATGGTTACAAAACAATTAGCCCCATTCCGCTTGCCGAAGCCGCAAGCTGGGATTTAGAGGCGATGCAGCACTCTGCCGAGATAGCCGCTGCAGAAGCAGCCGCCAGTGGCCTTAACTGGACATTTGCCCCTATGGTAGATGTAAGCCGCGATGCCCGTTGGGGTCGTGTAATGGAAGGTGCAGGTGAAGATCCTTACCTTAACAGCCGCATTGCAGAAGCACGTGTAAAAGGATTTCAGGGCAACCTGGGCGAGTTTAGCGTTGCTGCATGCGTAAAACACTTTGCAGGCTACTCCTTTGCCGAAGCCGGCAGAGATTATAACACGGTAGATATAAGCGATAATACGCTTCACAATATAATATTACCCCCTTTTAAAGCTGCCTCAGAGGCAGGGGCGCTTACTTTTATGAATTCTTTTAACGAGCTTGAAGGTATTCCGGCAACGGGAAATGCTTACCTGCAGCGCGATATACTGAAAGATAAATGGAATTTTAAGGGCTTTGTAGTTTCAGACTGGGGAAGCATGGGCGAAATGATTTCGCACGGCTACGCTAAAGACATGAAAGAAGCAGCCATGAAAGCAGCCAATGCGGGTTCTGACATGGATATGGAATCTTATGGTTTTGTAACGCACCTGGCCGCTTTAGTGCGGGAAGGAAAAGTTAGCGAGGCAAATGTAAATGATGCAGTGCGTCGCATACTGCGCGTTAAATTTATGATGGGACTTTTTGATGATCCATATAAATATTGCAATGAAGCCCGCGAACAACAAACTATTGGAAAAAAAGAGTTTCATGATGGTGTACTCGATGTGGCTAAAAAGTCGATTGTATTACTCAAAAATGAAAAAAATCTTCTGCCTCTAAAAAAGGATGGGCAAAAAATAGCAGTTATTGGTGCTCTGGCAAATGACAAGACAAGTCCTTTAGGTAGTTGGCGTATAGCTGCTGCTGATGGTACTGCGGTGTCGGTACTCGAAGGTCTAAAAAAATATACCGGTAATACGCTGACATATGCTAAAGGGGCAGATGTTGCCGTGGGTACTATTGCCTTTGGCAGTGAGACCCATATTAATATGACCGATAAAAGTGGCTTTGCAGAGGCTGTTACAGCAGCTAAAAGTGCCGATGTTATAATAATGGTACTGGGAGAACACGGCCTGCAAACCGGCGAAGGCCGTAGCCGTGCTGACCTAAGCTTGCCGGGTGTACAGCAAGAACTACTGGAAACGGTTTATAAAGCGAACCCAAATATTGTTTTGGTTCTTAACAACGGGCGCCCGCTTACCATACCATGGGCTGCTAAAAATATACCTGCTATTCTAGAAGGCTGGCAACTGGGTACAGAGGCTGGTAATGCCATTGCACAAGTTTTGTATGGCGATTATAACCCAAGCGGAAAGTTGCCTATGAGTTTCCCGAAAAGCATAGGTCAGGTTCCGCTTTATTATAATCATAAAAGCACCGGACGTCCCGGTAATGGGCAGCCTACAGAAAGCGTGTTCTGGTCTCATTACATTGATATAGATAATGCTCCCCTATATCCTTTTGGCTATGGGCTTAGCTATTCTAAATTTGAATACAGCAACCTGAAAATGAGCAGTAATAGTTTCTCTAAAGATGGAAAGATAACAGTGTCTGTAGATGTAAAAAACATTAGTGGTGTAGAAGGTAAAGAAGTGGTTCAGTTATACCTGCAAGATCTTGTAGCTTCTGTAACCCGTCCTGTAAGAGAACTAAAAGGTTTTGAACTTACAGCCATTAGGGCAGGACAATCAAAAACCGTTACCTTTACAATAGATGAAAAGCTTATAGAATTTTATACTGCTAATAAAAAGTTTGAAGCTGAACCGGGTGACTTTAAACTCTGGATAGGAGGCGATTCTAACACCACTATGGAAGCATCATTTACATATACCAATTAA